One segment of Acidobacteriota bacterium DNA contains the following:
- a CDS encoding class I SAM-dependent methyltransferase, with protein sequence MRANLSHTGQRAAAWVHRLISGLPRSTRRVGDDLPTDRFQIHLAIYRFAAAHCRGLKALDLGCGTGFGTAEFARAGADEAVGIDLDPRCVAFARRHFRKTGAVFVEGDLCAKPDVLPVLRRIGAEGGADLAVAVDLLHDLEKPIPALEGASRLLRGDGRLLLAHPTDEPLAEEVDEYLRSSFDAIELWSVEAPTVDLDSTAHSVFAPDDFKILPGKSRSPEQAFQIYDCQGPVDRRSLAASM encoded by the coding sequence ATGCGAGCGAATCTCTCCCATACAGGTCAAAGAGCAGCCGCCTGGGTCCATCGACTCATCTCGGGCTTGCCGCGAAGCACGCGCAGGGTGGGAGATGACCTACCGACAGATCGCTTTCAAATCCACCTCGCGATTTACCGGTTCGCCGCAGCACACTGCCGAGGCCTCAAAGCCCTCGACCTCGGTTGCGGGACCGGCTTCGGTACGGCCGAGTTCGCAAGAGCCGGAGCGGACGAAGCGGTGGGGATCGATCTAGACCCGCGCTGCGTCGCATTCGCTCGTCGTCACTTCCGAAAGACCGGGGCCGTCTTCGTCGAAGGCGACCTTTGCGCCAAGCCGGATGTCCTGCCGGTGTTGCGGAGAATCGGTGCCGAAGGAGGAGCGGACTTGGCGGTGGCCGTCGACCTGTTACACGATCTCGAGAAACCCATTCCCGCCCTCGAGGGCGCCTCCCGCTTGCTGCGAGGCGACGGGCGCCTGCTCCTCGCCCATCCCACCGACGAGCCACTCGCGGAAGAGGTCGACGAATACCTCCGCAGCAGCTTCGACGCGATTGAACTCTGGTCCGTCGAGGCACCGACGGTCGATTTGGACTCCACCGCCCATTCTGTGTTTGCGCCGGACGACTTCAAGATCTTGCCCGGCAAGAGCAGATCGCCCGAGCAGGCCTTCCAGATCTACGACTGCCAGGGGCCGGTCGACCGGCGGTCTCTGGCCGCCTCGATGTAA